One region of Streptomyces capillispiralis genomic DNA includes:
- a CDS encoding cyclic nucleotide-binding domain-containing protein — MTSTTTLAVALPAEHREHLIRIAREVSFDMGARLFEEGRRADRFWIVRTGTVGLDLHVPGRRAAVIESLGHGELVGWSWHFPPYVWHLGAEAMSPVRAYEFDAEAVRALCAQDAEFGRAIAVWVGRVVAARLHASRIRLLDLYAPYGSGSRS, encoded by the coding sequence ATGACCTCCACCACCACCCTGGCCGTGGCCCTCCCCGCCGAGCACCGCGAGCATCTGATCCGGATCGCCCGCGAGGTGTCCTTCGACATGGGCGCACGCCTTTTCGAGGAGGGCCGGCGCGCGGACCGGTTCTGGATCGTGCGCACCGGGACGGTCGGCCTCGACCTCCACGTGCCCGGTCGGCGGGCCGCCGTCATCGAGTCGCTGGGGCACGGCGAACTGGTCGGCTGGTCCTGGCACTTCCCGCCGTACGTGTGGCACCTGGGCGCCGAAGCGATGAGTCCGGTGCGGGCGTACGAGTTCGACGCGGAGGCCGTGCGGGCCCTGTGCGCGCAGGACGCCGAGTTCGGCCGCGCGATCGCGGTCTGGGTCGGCCGTGTGGTCGCCGCCCGCCTGCATGCGTCGCGCATCCGGCTGCTCGACCTGTACGCCCCGTACGGCAGCGGGAGCCGCTCATGA
- the ppdK gene encoding pyruvate, phosphate dikinase — MVRYVYDFTEGGRDLADLLGGKGANLAEMTRLGLPVPPGFIVSTAACRAFLATGAAPEGMSREVSRHLSAVESDAGRRLGQPDDPLLVSVRSGARFSMPGMMETVLDIGLNDASVRGLAKVSGNERFAWDSYRRLVQMFGSTVMGVDGALFDQVMTRLKEARGAPDDLHLDAADLAELVEGYQQLIHEVTGEYFPQSPAEQLRRAILAVFRSWNGGRARLYRRREHIPESLGTAVTVQRMVYGNLGRDSGSGVAFTRDPATGRPGLYGDYLPDAQGEDVVAGIRNTVPLAELERLDPRSYRQLHDHMRTLERHYRDMCDIEFTIERGTLWMLQTRVGKRTAEAAFVIASELADERLITREEGLARVSGDGLARLMFPRFDTSATGDPLAHGIAASPGAAVGAAVFDSAEAVRRAAAGDRVVLVRQETTPDDLPGMVAAQAVLTSRGGKTSHAAVVARGMGKVCVCGAEELTVDTAAKCFTTKGGAVVEEGTVISVDGSAGAMYAGAAPLVDSAVMRHLETGERTGGVVDAVADALRLADDVRRLEVRANADTPADAARARRFGAQGIGLCRTEHMFLGERRTLVEEMILARDAAGRDRVLDALLHLQRQDFVGILAAMDGLPVTIRLLDPPLHEFLPDRTELALRVGVAEARGEQPDPRDAELLDAVRRMHEENPMLGLRGVRLGLVVPGLFAVQVRAVAEAVVERTRAGGSPKAEIMVPLVGDVTELRLVREEAEQVLARVADTSGIPVHCPVGTMIELPRAALTAGRIAEEAEFFSFGTNDLTQTTWGFSRDDVEAAFFSAYLDKGVFAASPFETIDREGVGRLVGIAVREGRAARPDLKIGVCGEHGGDPGSVHFFHAAGLDYVSCSPFRVPVARLEAGRATGAGDTTSDTR; from the coding sequence ATGGTCCGTTACGTGTACGACTTCACGGAGGGCGGTCGTGACCTGGCCGACCTGCTTGGCGGCAAGGGTGCGAACCTCGCCGAGATGACCCGGCTGGGCCTTCCGGTCCCGCCGGGTTTCATCGTCTCCACCGCAGCGTGCCGGGCCTTCCTGGCCACCGGCGCCGCACCGGAGGGCATGTCGCGGGAGGTCTCCCGGCACCTGTCGGCCGTGGAATCCGACGCCGGACGGCGGCTGGGACAGCCGGACGACCCGCTGCTGGTGTCCGTGCGCTCCGGGGCCCGCTTCTCCATGCCCGGGATGATGGAGACGGTCCTGGACATCGGCCTCAACGACGCCTCCGTCCGGGGCTTGGCCAAGGTCTCGGGGAACGAACGCTTCGCGTGGGACTCCTACCGCCGCCTCGTCCAGATGTTCGGCAGCACGGTCATGGGCGTCGACGGGGCACTGTTCGACCAGGTGATGACGCGGCTGAAGGAGGCGCGGGGCGCCCCGGACGACCTGCACCTCGACGCCGCCGACCTCGCCGAACTCGTCGAGGGGTACCAGCAGCTCATCCATGAGGTGACGGGGGAGTACTTCCCGCAGTCCCCAGCCGAGCAGTTGCGCCGGGCGATCCTCGCGGTCTTCCGCTCCTGGAACGGCGGACGCGCCCGCCTCTACCGCCGGCGCGAGCACATCCCCGAGAGCCTGGGCACCGCCGTCACCGTGCAGCGCATGGTCTACGGCAACCTCGGCCGCGACTCCGGCAGTGGCGTCGCCTTCACCCGCGACCCGGCCACCGGACGCCCCGGCCTGTACGGCGACTACCTGCCCGACGCGCAGGGCGAGGATGTCGTGGCCGGCATCCGCAACACCGTGCCCCTCGCCGAACTGGAACGGCTGGACCCACGTTCGTACCGGCAGCTGCACGACCACATGCGGACGCTGGAGCGGCACTACCGGGATATGTGCGACATCGAGTTCACCATCGAGCGCGGCACGCTGTGGATGCTGCAGACCCGCGTCGGCAAGCGCACCGCCGAGGCCGCGTTCGTGATCGCGTCCGAGCTTGCCGACGAAAGGCTCATCACTCGGGAGGAGGGGCTGGCCCGGGTGAGCGGTGACGGGCTCGCTCGGCTGATGTTCCCGCGCTTCGACACGTCCGCGACCGGCGATCCGCTCGCCCATGGCATCGCGGCCTCGCCCGGCGCCGCGGTCGGCGCGGCGGTCTTCGACTCCGCCGAGGCGGTACGGCGCGCCGCGGCCGGCGACCGGGTCGTGCTCGTACGCCAGGAAACCACCCCCGACGACCTGCCCGGTATGGTCGCCGCCCAGGCCGTGCTGACCAGCCGCGGTGGCAAGACGTCGCACGCGGCCGTCGTCGCACGCGGCATGGGCAAGGTCTGCGTGTGCGGCGCGGAGGAACTCACCGTGGACACCGCGGCGAAGTGCTTCACCACCAAGGGCGGAGCCGTTGTCGAGGAGGGAACGGTGATCTCGGTCGACGGCTCCGCCGGGGCCATGTACGCGGGGGCGGCTCCGCTGGTCGACTCGGCAGTCATGCGCCACCTGGAGACCGGCGAGCGCACCGGTGGTGTCGTCGACGCGGTGGCCGACGCCCTGCGCCTCGCCGACGACGTACGGCGGCTGGAGGTGCGGGCCAACGCCGACACACCCGCGGACGCGGCCCGCGCACGCCGGTTCGGCGCGCAGGGGATCGGGCTGTGCCGCACCGAGCACATGTTCCTCGGCGAGCGCCGCACGCTGGTCGAGGAGATGATCCTGGCCCGCGACGCCGCGGGTCGCGACCGTGTGCTGGACGCGCTGCTGCACCTGCAGCGACAGGACTTCGTCGGCATCCTCGCGGCGATGGACGGTCTGCCGGTCACCATCCGTCTGCTCGACCCGCCGCTGCACGAGTTCCTGCCCGACCGGACGGAGCTCGCCCTCCGCGTCGGTGTTGCGGAGGCCCGCGGTGAGCAGCCCGACCCCCGCGACGCCGAACTCCTCGACGCGGTGCGGCGCATGCACGAGGAAAACCCGATGCTCGGCCTGCGCGGCGTACGCCTCGGCCTGGTGGTTCCCGGGCTGTTCGCCGTGCAGGTGCGAGCCGTCGCCGAGGCAGTCGTGGAGCGCACGAGGGCCGGCGGCTCGCCCAAGGCGGAGATCATGGTGCCGCTCGTCGGGGACGTCACGGAACTGCGGCTCGTCCGCGAGGAAGCGGAACAGGTCCTGGCACGGGTCGCGGACACCTCCGGCATTCCCGTGCATTGCCCGGTCGGCACGATGATCGAGCTGCCCAGGGCCGCCCTCACGGCGGGCCGGATCGCCGAGGAGGCCGAGTTCTTCTCCTTCGGCACGAACGACCTCACCCAGACCACGTGGGGCTTCTCCCGCGACGATGTCGAGGCGGCGTTCTTCTCCGCCTACCTCGACAAGGGCGTGTTCGCCGCCTCCCCCTTCGAGACGATCGACCGCGAGGGCGTCGGCCGCCTGGTCGGCATCGCCGTGCGCGAGGGCCGTGCCGCCCGCCCCGACCTGAAGATCGGTGTCTGCGGTGAACACGGCGGCGACCCCGGCTCCGTCCACTTCTTCCACGCCGCGGGACTCGACTACGTCTCCTGCTCGCCGTTCCGTGTCCCGGTCGCCCGCCTGGAGGCCGGGCGGGCGACCGGAGCCGGGGACACCACGAGCGACACGAGGTGA
- a CDS encoding CBS domain-containing protein, whose product MLGSPRTVSGVMTHTVVAVGREAPFKDIVKLMQQWRVSALPVLEGEGRVIGVVSEADLLPKEEFRDSDPDRCTQLRRLSDLAKAGGLTAQELMSTPAVTVRAHATLAQAARVMAQRGVKRLPVINEEGVLEGIVSRADLLKVFLRSDEELAEEVRCEVVAHLFPLPAESVQVDVRDGAVTLTGRIRDTSLVPVAARLVRSVEGVVDVECHLVGSSAPTGPR is encoded by the coding sequence ATGCTCGGCAGCCCGCGCACCGTCAGCGGTGTCATGACGCACACCGTCGTGGCGGTCGGCCGCGAGGCCCCCTTCAAGGACATCGTCAAGCTCATGCAGCAGTGGAGGGTCAGCGCGCTTCCCGTGCTGGAGGGCGAAGGCCGGGTGATCGGAGTCGTCTCCGAGGCCGACCTGCTTCCCAAGGAGGAGTTCCGGGACAGCGACCCGGACCGCTGCACCCAGCTCCGCCGGCTGTCCGACCTGGCCAAGGCGGGCGGCTTGACCGCGCAGGAGCTGATGAGTACCCCGGCCGTCACCGTCCGCGCCCATGCCACGCTGGCCCAGGCCGCACGCGTCATGGCCCAGCGCGGGGTCAAACGGCTGCCGGTCATCAACGAGGAGGGCGTCCTCGAGGGCATCGTCAGCCGGGCCGACCTGCTCAAGGTGTTCCTGAGGAGCGACGAGGAGCTCGCGGAGGAGGTTCGCTGTGAGGTCGTGGCCCACCTCTTCCCCCTCCCCGCCGAGTCGGTCCAGGTGGATGTGCGGGACGGAGCCGTCACTCTCACCGGCCGCATCCGGGACACCTCCCTCGTGCCCGTCGCGGCCCGCCTGGTCCGCTCCGTCGAGGGCGTGGTGGACGTCGAGTGCCACCTCGTCGGGTCGTCCGCTCCGACCGGGCCACGGTGA